From a single bacterium genomic region:
- a CDS encoding glycosyltransferase — protein MISAYFPPVVGGTEIQTLRLAKALIARNVNPFVITERLKGLKRFEKLDGVPVYRLFALGSGIVASLSFMFSSFLFLMKNRRKYQIIHAHLASSPAITAAIAGKLLRKKVIVKFGRSGKVGDIQTSDRTCLGRAKLKILMKYGDVFVCPSEEVKRESIDYGFAKRKVVKISNGVDTALFHPVDDLQKQDLKRRFNFPSLPIMVYSGRLESVKGLAVLFMAWQIVIKSEKEGYLLIIGNGSQKGSLISLAKELKIIESIKFTGQVDNVNEYLQTGNGFVFPSTAEGLSNALLEAMATELPIVATKIGGTEEIIENKKNGFLVEPGKVHQFAKGIITLLSQPEVGHKLGREARRTIEENYSIGMVAQKHVQLYEEMIK, from the coding sequence ATGATTAGTGCATATTTTCCTCCAGTCGTTGGGGGAACCGAAATACAAACTTTGAGGCTGGCCAAGGCATTAATCGCTCGAAATGTAAATCCTTTTGTTATTACCGAAAGGTTAAAAGGACTGAAGAGATTTGAAAAGTTAGATGGAGTTCCAGTTTATAGATTGTTCGCTTTGGGTTCGGGAATTGTTGCTTCCTTGTCATTTATGTTTTCATCATTTCTTTTCCTGATGAAAAATCGAAGGAAATACCAGATTATCCACGCCCATTTAGCGTCTTCCCCGGCAATTACAGCAGCAATTGCAGGCAAACTGCTGAGAAAGAAGGTTATCGTGAAATTTGGCCGTTCCGGGAAAGTAGGAGATATCCAAACTTCCGATAGAACTTGTCTTGGAAGGGCAAAGCTCAAAATTCTAATGAAATATGGTGACGTTTTCGTTTGTCCCAGTGAGGAAGTGAAGAGGGAATCAATAGACTATGGATTTGCTAAAAGGAAGGTAGTAAAGATTTCCAATGGTGTAGATACAGCCCTTTTTCATCCAGTCGACGACCTACAAAAACAGGACTTGAAGAGACGCTTCAATTTTCCATCACTCCCAATTATGGTCTATTCGGGGAGACTGGAATCGGTTAAAGGACTGGCAGTATTATTCATGGCCTGGCAAATAGTCATAAAATCTGAAAAAGAAGGTTACCTGCTTATTATAGGCAATGGTTCCCAGAAAGGTAGCTTGATTAGTTTAGCGAAGGAGTTAAAAATTATTGAATCTATAAAATTTACTGGTCAAGTTGATAATGTCAATGAATACCTTCAAACTGGTAATGGCTTTGTCTTTCCTTCAACTGCGGAAGGATTATCTAATGCACTACTGGAAGCAATGGCTACAGAACTGCCGATTGTGGCTACTAAGATAGGTGGCACGGAAGAAATAATTGAGAATAAAAAGAATGGATTCTTAGTTGAACCGGGCAAAGTGCACCAATTTGCAAAAGGAATAATAACATTACTAAGCCAGCCTGAAGTTGGTCATAAATTGGGCCGGGAGGCAAGGCGGACAATTGAAGAAAATTACTCCATAGGTATGGTAGCCCAGAAGCATGTGCAGTTATATGAGGAAATGATTAAATGA
- the murJ gene encoding murein biosynthesis integral membrane protein MurJ — MGLKIVSTNLKIAKAALILIVASTCGHILSLGKEILVANYFGITKVMDAFYAAITVPNLINSVLLSTFGAVFIPIFIRYKLKDKSEANHISSVITNYLFIFFIFASLFLYIFAPWIIRFGFHGLKPETINLAIKMLRIVCFTLILSGLIGIMAGILNAFEHFAWPAFSQMFVTITTILFILFFVKQLSIFTLIYGLLVGLILQFIFLIPITKGKGYHHYFDFNREHPAIKEMISLSFIFFIAMVASQLNIVVDRIMASYLAPGSIAALGYAGRLVQVPLVIFSSSIAIAVFPFFSSQIAENKIEEMKDSVAKSIRMSGFIFIPLTVILVILAKPIITLLFQRGLFDSHATNLTSIILICYSFQFFFYTVGMILARVFLAFQDMATLLKITIVGVIMNIVLNFLFIKIINPPAAGIALSTSVTYFTIMSLLFIFLKKQMSLSTKYILEGITKIIIASITAGIGIFFIFNLLNQIIASVTIINQVIQIGVPIIISGCLFIGTIFLLKMEEVNKFLGLMKSKVFSFGDKIR; from the coding sequence TTGGGACTTAAAATTGTCAGCACAAATTTAAAGATAGCAAAAGCAGCATTAATTTTGATAGTTGCAAGTACTTGCGGGCATATACTAAGTTTAGGAAAGGAAATCCTTGTTGCAAATTATTTTGGAATTACAAAGGTTATGGATGCTTTTTATGCAGCAATTACTGTTCCAAATTTAATAAATAGTGTTCTATTATCAACATTTGGAGCTGTTTTTATTCCTATATTTATTAGGTATAAACTTAAAGACAAAAGTGAAGCAAATCATATTTCTTCAGTAATCACAAATTATCTTTTTATTTTTTTTATCTTTGCGTCTTTATTTCTTTATATTTTTGCTCCCTGGATTATCAGATTTGGTTTCCATGGTTTAAAACCAGAGACTATTAATTTAGCAATAAAGATGTTGCGTATAGTCTGCTTTACCCTTATTTTAAGTGGGCTGATAGGGATTATGGCTGGCATTCTTAATGCTTTTGAGCATTTTGCTTGGCCGGCTTTTTCACAGATGTTTGTTACAATCACCACAATTTTGTTTATTTTATTCTTTGTAAAACAGTTGAGCATTTTTACCCTTATTTATGGATTACTTGTAGGTCTAATTCTGCAATTCATTTTCTTAATTCCTATTACAAAGGGAAAAGGGTATCATCATTACTTTGATTTTAACCGGGAACACCCGGCAATAAAAGAAATGATATCCTTAAGTTTTATTTTTTTCATAGCTATGGTTGCCTCTCAATTGAATATCGTTGTTGATAGAATTATGGCCTCTTATCTAGCTCCCGGAAGTATTGCTGCTCTTGGCTATGCAGGAAGGCTTGTTCAGGTTCCTTTGGTAATTTTTTCTTCATCTATTGCTATTGCAGTTTTCCCATTCTTCTCATCTCAGATTGCTGAAAACAAAATTGAAGAAATGAAGGATTCTGTTGCCAAAAGCATAAGGATGTCTGGCTTTATCTTTATACCATTAACTGTGATTTTAGTTATCCTTGCAAAACCGATAATAACGCTCTTATTCCAGAGGGGGCTATTTGATTCCCATGCAACAAATTTAACTTCGATAATTCTTATATGCTATTCCTTCCAGTTTTTCTTTTATACAGTGGGAATGATTCTGGCAAGGGTATTCCTTGCTTTTCAAGATATGGCAACCCTCTTAAAAATAACCATCGTCGGAGTAATAATGAATATAGTCTTAAACTTTCTTTTTATAAAAATTATCAATCCTCCCGCTGCAGGAATTGCTCTTTCGACGTCGGTAACATATTTTACTATAATGAGTCTTCTTTTTATTTTTTTAAAAAAACAAATGTCTCTATCTACAAAGTACATATTGGAAGGAATTACCAAAATTATTATAGCCTCCATAACTGCAGGGATAGGTATCTTTTTTATATTTAACCTTTTGAATCAGATAATCGCTTCTGTGACGATTATCAATCAAGTGATCCAGATTGGAGTCCCCATAATTATTTCGGGATGTCTTTTTATAGGAACAATTTTTTTGTTAAAAATGGAAGAAGTAAATAAATTTTTGGGATTAATGAAAAGCAAAGTTTTTAGTTTTGGAGATAAAATAAGATGA
- a CDS encoding radical SAM protein has translation MKLLLVNAIESKTTTEEEYFPPLGLGYIASYLRKNMPSIKIRIIEKNINEELGMFKPDIVGIYSLSQNFGKAKEISKICRNLGLQVIIGGPHITALPSSLTADMDLAVMQEGEETMLELMEMFQGSGINFEQIGKISGIAFYDKSGKLKVTKARELIVPLDRIPFPARDLLGVKKQDRVHLVSSRGCPYHCRYCASSSFWKSVRFFSARYVLEELKMLISKYSPSIICFYDDLFIANKERLSKIVELIKKEGINKQVSFFVTVRANLIDEETVKLLKEMNVTSTNIGLESGNARILHYLKDRVTMEDNIKAIKIMKKFGLNIGASFIIGSPDETKDEILETLSFICNNNIVSTSNIYILTPLPGTYFWEYALKKGLVLEDMNWKKLKIESKDNLEEKVILTEKIERKKLFELYYLFRRMRKRSYFTEIMRQRFTKWLYNPVEIFLSLFRYFKRITAKGLRRE, from the coding sequence ATGAAGTTACTGCTTGTTAATGCGATTGAGAGTAAAACAACGACAGAGGAAGAATATTTTCCTCCACTTGGTTTAGGATACATTGCATCTTATTTACGAAAGAATATGCCATCAATAAAGATAAGAATAATTGAGAAAAATATAAATGAAGAACTAGGAATGTTTAAACCTGATATCGTCGGCATATATTCTCTATCTCAAAATTTTGGGAAAGCAAAAGAAATTAGCAAAATCTGCAGAAATTTAGGCCTTCAAGTAATAATAGGAGGACCCCATATTACTGCTTTACCTTCTAGCCTAACAGCAGATATGGACCTGGCAGTTATGCAGGAAGGTGAGGAAACTATGCTGGAATTGATGGAGATGTTTCAGGGAAGTGGGATAAATTTTGAGCAGATAGGTAAGATTTCTGGAATTGCTTTTTACGATAAAAGCGGTAAACTAAAGGTTACCAAAGCAAGAGAACTAATAGTTCCATTGGACCGTATTCCTTTTCCAGCGAGAGATTTACTTGGTGTTAAAAAGCAAGATAGAGTGCATTTGGTTTCTTCCAGAGGTTGCCCTTATCACTGTCGTTATTGTGCTTCCAGCAGTTTTTGGAAGAGTGTCCGTTTCTTCTCAGCTCGATATGTACTTGAGGAATTAAAAATGTTAATATCCAAGTATTCACCAAGCATAATATGTTTCTATGACGATCTTTTTATTGCAAATAAAGAAAGATTGTCTAAAATTGTAGAGCTGATAAAAAAAGAAGGAATTAATAAGCAAGTAAGTTTTTTTGTGACCGTTAGAGCAAATCTAATTGATGAAGAAACTGTTAAATTGTTAAAGGAGATGAATGTAACTTCCACTAATATTGGATTGGAATCAGGAAATGCAAGAATACTTCATTATCTAAAGGACAGAGTTACAATGGAAGATAATATTAAAGCAATTAAAATAATGAAAAAATTTGGGCTTAACATAGGGGCTAGTTTTATAATTGGTTCACCTGATGAAACTAAGGATGAAATCTTGGAAACGTTATCTTTCATTTGCAATAATAATATTGTTTCTACATCTAATATTTACATCTTAACTCCTTTACCAGGAACCTATTTTTGGGAATACGCCTTGAAGAAAGGATTAGTTTTGGAGGATATGAATTGGAAGAAATTAAAGATTGAATCAAAAGATAATCTTGAAGAAAAAGTCATATTAACAGAAAAAATTGAGAGAAAGAAATTGTTTGAATTGTATTATCTTTTTAGACGTATGAGAAAAAGGTCTTACTTTACAGAGATAATGAGACAGCGATTTACAAAATGGTTGTATAATCCCGTGGAAATTTTTCTATCTTTATTTAGATATTTTAAGAGAATTACTGCAAAAGGCTTGAGGAGGGAGTGA
- a CDS encoding methyltransferase domain-containing protein, producing MKERLLDYLCCPKCKADLKMEIQETKQEQIKTGKLICSKCQQEYEIRDGIPIMLDKQSRILLQQSSKPSMQIGLFKQRISKILRKMHSLEPYSINSLYQRVEKFLNYFDYGAKTCDLGCGYRRFDQRIVNLDIALSEYVDIVGDAHILPFADETFDGIICTSVLEHVWNPVKVVNEIYRILKKGGKIYIEVPFLYPYHPVTGTDMDYQRYTEAGLLNLFKDFKPLELGVSGGPNVALIVFLRQYFSELFNFWHNHDAPREIISIITGWILLPLKYLDPLLIKRKSIASIFYFVGEK from the coding sequence ATGAAAGAAAGGTTATTAGATTATCTTTGTTGCCCAAAGTGTAAGGCAGATCTCAAAATGGAAATTCAAGAGACCAAACAGGAACAAATTAAAACAGGGAAGCTAATTTGTTCGAAATGTCAGCAGGAATATGAAATTAGGGATGGGATTCCAATTATGCTTGATAAACAATCTCGTATATTATTACAACAGAGCTCGAAACCCTCTATGCAGATAGGTTTATTTAAGCAACGGATTTCAAAAATATTAAGAAAAATGCATTCCCTAGAGCCATATTCTATAAATAGTCTATACCAACGAGTTGAAAAATTTCTGAACTATTTTGATTACGGAGCAAAAACTTGTGATTTGGGGTGTGGATATAGAAGATTTGATCAGCGGATAGTTAATCTGGATATAGCACTTTCTGAATATGTGGATATAGTTGGAGATGCTCATATCCTCCCTTTTGCTGACGAGACTTTTGACGGGATAATTTGCACATCGGTATTAGAGCATGTCTGGAATCCAGTGAAGGTAGTAAATGAAATTTATAGAATTTTAAAAAAAGGTGGGAAAATCTATATTGAAGTTCCATTTTTATATCCTTATCATCCGGTAACAGGAACAGATATGGATTATCAGCGTTATACTGAAGCAGGGTTATTGAATCTATTTAAAGATTTCAAGCCTTTGGAGTTAGGCGTTAGTGGTGGACCAAATGTGGCTTTGATTGTTTTTTTAAGACAATATTTTTCTGAATTATTTAATTTCTGGCATAATCACGATGCTCCTCGTGAGATTATCAGTATAATTACTGGTTGGATATTGCTTCCGTTGAAGTATTTGGATCCACTTTTGATAAAAAGAAAATCTATTGCAAGTATTTTCTATTTTGTAGGGGAAAAATAA
- a CDS encoding class I SAM-dependent methyltransferase, translated as MTKRWQEYFQRQEYKHHSVLDFAVNHWNYNEPLYFRIKRLMQPPARILDVGCGLGYSDIYLQKCGYEVVGIDDDANIVEKARKNAEYFRSNVKFEQVDAFDLSKYYGKFDLVYSVGVVEHFDRKTTIVLLKEQAKCAKYMIAVIPTKFTRYSGEITDERIYTISQLRGIFKYAGLEVIGKFGYGNIVSPFHNWVHRLLPHGLYRILQNNFSYAMGIGCIGKKK; from the coding sequence ATGACAAAAAGATGGCAAGAATATTTTCAGAGGCAAGAATATAAACATCATAGCGTCTTGGATTTTGCGGTTAACCACTGGAATTACAACGAACCACTATATTTCAGAATTAAAAGATTGATGCAACCACCAGCGAGAATTTTGGATGTTGGTTGTGGACTTGGCTATTCTGATATTTATCTTCAAAAATGTGGGTATGAGGTGGTAGGCATTGACGATGATGCGAATATTGTGGAAAAAGCCAGGAAAAATGCTGAATATTTTCGCTCCAATGTTAAATTTGAACAGGTAGATGCTTTTGACCTGTCAAAGTATTATGGCAAGTTTGATTTAGTATATTCAGTTGGTGTGGTAGAACATTTTGATAGAAAAACAACAATTGTTTTACTTAAAGAACAAGCAAAATGTGCAAAATATATGATAGCGGTAATTCCGACTAAATTTACAAGATATTCTGGTGAAATAACTGACGAAAGAATTTATACTATTTCTCAATTGCGTGGAATATTTAAGTATGCCGGATTAGAAGTAATAGGTAAGTTCGGGTATGGTAACATTGTTTCGCCATTTCATAATTGGGTGCATCGACTTCTACCTCATGGATTGTATCGGATTCTCCAAAATAATTTCTCATATGCCATGGGAATTGGTTGTATAGGAAAGAAAAAATAA
- a CDS encoding methyltransferase domain-containing protein: MKDRLLRLLCCPECKSDLGIAKSKSVNSEIESGILHCPICQAEYQIINFIPRFVSTDKYVESFSFEWKIYKKTQLDSATGRTESKVTFIEKTGIELEKLRDKIVLDAGCGMGRFMEVVQPYAKEVIGIDLSFAVDSAYENLKKFDNVHIIHADIFNLPLKNNTFDYIYSIGVLHHTPDTKKAFMNLPCLLKSGGEIAIWVYSDETSYTQIITDFYRLFTVHLPKKLLWYLSHLAIPFYYFKKIPKVGALINVFPMSSHSDWKWRVLDTFDWYSPKYQNKHPCYEVMSWFEEAGLKDIKLLHFPVAVKGRK; encoded by the coding sequence ATGAAAGATAGATTATTAAGACTTCTTTGCTGCCCTGAATGCAAATCGGATTTAGGCATAGCTAAATCCAAAAGTGTAAACAGTGAAATTGAAAGCGGTATTTTGCATTGTCCCATTTGTCAAGCGGAATATCAAATCATAAATTTTATCCCTCGGTTTGTTTCAACAGATAAATATGTGGAAAGTTTCAGTTTTGAGTGGAAAATTTATAAAAAAACGCAGTTAGACAGCGCAACAGGAAGGACAGAATCCAAGGTTACATTTATAGAAAAGACAGGTATTGAGTTAGAAAAGTTAAGAGATAAGATTGTTCTGGATGCTGGGTGTGGTATGGGACGGTTTATGGAAGTAGTTCAGCCCTATGCAAAGGAAGTAATAGGAATAGATTTATCCTTTGCTGTAGATTCTGCATATGAAAATCTAAAAAAGTTTGATAATGTTCATATTATACATGCCGATATTTTTAACCTTCCTCTCAAAAATAATACATTTGATTATATTTACAGCATAGGCGTTTTACACCATACTCCTGATACTAAGAAAGCATTTATGAACCTCCCCTGTCTTTTGAAAAGCGGAGGAGAAATTGCTATCTGGGTTTATTCTGATGAAACGAGTTATACACAAATCATTACTGATTTTTATAGACTTTTTACTGTTCATCTACCAAAGAAATTGTTGTGGTATTTATCTCATTTGGCGATTCCTTTTTATTACTTTAAAAAAATCCCGAAGGTTGGGGCATTGATTAACGTTTTTCCCATGAGTAGTCATTCCGATTGGAAATGGAGAGTGCTGGATACTTTCGACTGGTATTCACCAAAGTATCAAAATAAGCATCCCTGTTATGAAGTTATGAGTTGGTTTGAGGAAGCCGGTTTAAAAGATATTAAATTATTACATTTTCCAGTAGCAGTCAAGGGGAGGAAGTAA
- a CDS encoding glycosyltransferase family 4 protein, whose amino-acid sequence MNFRICMICSQFYPVVSGAEQQAEALARELLKEGAKVFVLTQRVKGLRRRENLNGLIVYREIIAPQWGPIFGLSYLLSTFLFLFFKRNDYDIIHCHILYLHTISAVIMNMLFRKKVIVTIQCTREYGDVVRLKRIKGANIIFRIIKKVNKFIVVSWEAKDELKSIGIKDEKIIRIPNFVDESKFYPVVNNVKNKLRDKLLLPPDKKIVTFVGRLTPQKGIFYSIEAWFEVIISYPEVALLIIGDGPLMKSLKDQACALNLLDKIEFLGKKKNISEYLQASDIFVLPSLAEGMSVALLEAMACGLPCITTKIGGNVDLIDDGKDGILVKPSSSEELASAILRLLKDKKSFKDFGSQARKKILKRYSINSIVPAYINLYKGLLS is encoded by the coding sequence ATGAATTTTAGAATTTGCATGATATGTTCTCAATTTTATCCTGTTGTTAGTGGGGCAGAACAACAAGCAGAAGCATTAGCAAGGGAGCTTTTAAAAGAGGGAGCAAAAGTATTTGTTCTTACCCAGAGGGTAAAGGGCCTAAGAAGAAGAGAGAACTTGAATGGATTGATAGTATATAGAGAGATAATTGCCCCTCAGTGGGGACCTATTTTTGGATTGAGTTATTTATTGAGTACTTTTCTATTTCTTTTTTTTAAAAGAAATGATTATGACATCATCCATTGTCATATTTTGTACTTACATACAATCTCAGCAGTCATTATGAATATGTTATTCAGAAAAAAAGTTATTGTTACCATTCAATGTACTAGAGAATATGGTGATGTTGTAAGACTTAAAAGAATAAAAGGTGCAAATATTATCTTCAGAATTATCAAAAAAGTTAACAAGTTTATTGTGGTCAGCTGGGAAGCAAAGGATGAATTAAAGAGTATCGGTATTAAAGATGAGAAAATTATCAGAATTCCTAATTTTGTAGATGAAAGTAAATTTTATCCTGTAGTAAACAATGTAAAGAATAAATTAAGAGATAAGTTGCTATTGCCACCGGACAAAAAAATTGTGACATTTGTGGGACGGCTCACTCCTCAAAAAGGAATTTTCTATTCAATAGAAGCGTGGTTTGAAGTGATTATTTCATATCCTGAAGTGGCTTTATTAATTATCGGGGATGGACCTCTGATGAAGAGTTTAAAAGATCAGGCATGTGCTTTAAACTTATTGGATAAGATAGAATTTTTAGGAAAGAAAAAAAATATCTCTGAATATCTTCAGGCGAGTGACATATTTGTTTTACCCTCACTTGCAGAAGGGATGTCTGTTGCACTTTTGGAGGCAATGGCTTGTGGGCTTCCTTGTATAACAACAAAGATTGGAGGTAATGTTGACTTAATTGATGATGGTAAAGATGGAATTTTAGTAAAACCATCAAGTAGTGAAGAACTTGCATCTGCTATATTGAGGTTATTAAAAGATAAAAAATCCTTTAAAGATTTCGGTAGTCAAGCGAGAAAAAAAATTCTAAAACGGTATTCAATAAATTCTATAGTTCCGGCTTACATAAATTTATACAAAGGACTCTTAAGCTAA
- a CDS encoding glycosyltransferase yields the protein MSNKKILFVFYRIYGGGAEKQMQYILRYIDREKFEPNLAVFHLTGTEKELVPENVPIFDLSTKLRPASIFLTFKLINLIKRSKPDKILSFLWGTNLISILAGILTKTDFLISERTFSGIDIKGYSLPKLRKKMISLLYPKAEKIIAVSYNVKENLCKYFDIPESKIEVIYNGIDLEKIKKLKIEYEINLQSYLLACGGLHKWKNYDFLIEVMAELKSLSLVILGEGPLRKHLKEKAESLGVDLILPGYINNPYPYFKKARAFVLTSLYEGFPNVILEAMACGVPVVSVDCPGGVNEIIENGKTGLLVPRGDKKALARAMIKLLKDENLRRILIENAYRKVKEEFTLDRMVKSYEDVLK from the coding sequence ATGAGTAACAAAAAGATTCTTTTCGTATTCTATCGCATCTACGGTGGTGGGGCAGAGAAACAAATGCAATATATTTTGAGATATATTGATAGAGAAAAGTTTGAGCCGAATCTTGCTGTTTTTCACTTGACAGGAACCGAGAAAGAGCTGGTGCCAGAAAATGTTCCTATTTTTGATTTGAGTACAAAACTGAGACCAGCTTCGATTTTTTTAACCTTCAAACTCATAAATTTAATTAAAAGGAGTAAACCCGATAAGATATTGTCTTTTCTCTGGGGAACGAACTTGATTTCCATTTTAGCAGGGATTCTTACGAAGACAGACTTTCTAATAAGTGAAAGAACGTTCTCAGGGATAGATATAAAAGGATATTCTCTTCCAAAGTTAAGAAAAAAAATGATTTCACTACTTTATCCCAAAGCAGAAAAGATAATTGCAGTCTCATATAATGTCAAGGAGAATTTATGTAAATATTTTGATATTCCAGAAAGTAAAATTGAAGTAATTTATAATGGAATAGATTTAGAAAAGATAAAAAAATTAAAAATTGAATATGAAATTAATCTCCAAAGTTATTTGCTTGCGTGTGGGGGTTTACACAAATGGAAAAATTATGATTTCTTAATTGAAGTAATGGCAGAACTTAAAAGCTTATCTCTGGTTATTTTGGGTGAGGGTCCTTTAAGGAAACATCTTAAAGAGAAAGCAGAATCTTTGGGAGTAGATTTAATTCTGCCTGGTTATATTAATAACCCGTATCCTTATTTTAAGAAAGCAAGAGCTTTTGTCTTGACTTCTTTATATGAAGGGTTTCCTAATGTTATTTTAGAAGCAATGGCTTGTGGAGTTCCTGTTGTTTCGGTTGATTGTCCGGGCGGTGTGAATGAAATTATTGAAAATGGAAAGACAGGCCTTTTAGTTCCTCGTGGTGATAAAAAGGCACTGGCTCGGGCTATGATTAAATTACTTAAGGATGAAAATTTGCGTAGAATTCTCATAGAAAATGCCTATAGAAAAGTAAAGGAAGAATTTACATTGGATCGGATGGTTAAGAGTTATGAGGATGTGTTGAAATAA
- the asnB gene encoding asparagine synthase (glutamine-hydrolyzing) — MCGICGILNFDGKPISEELLKKMNNQIIHRGPDDEGYYISGKYKKQNEAKYNVGMGMRRLSIIDLETGQQPIHNEDKSIWVILNGEIYNFQELRDNLKKKGHCFYTKSDTEVLAHLYEDYGTDCLKYMNGMFAFALWDENKHCLFIARDQVGKKPLYYMRIGDRFYFASEIKSFLVIPKFKKEINLKAIHYYLTYQYIPSPMTIFKDVFRLPPATFMVIDSQGRIKSCKYWSLNFRHKTDLTFHEAKERIRSLLRDAVRIRMIADVPLGAFLSGGHDSSIIVALMSQLSSQPVKTFSIGFEEQEFSELRYARILAKKFGCEHHEFIVKPDYIDILPKIVWHYDQPYADSSALPSFYVAKMTREYVKVALNGDGGDENFAGYLRYSALRNFTILALPFQIIPHKLFSEFLNLIPDVESSQRNPIRYAKRLLSTLNESPSRRNIIWHCFFDNFSKKRIYSDEMKNRFSDIDTYEYLSNLFERAPATGVIDRALYTDINAYLPEDLLIKMDVATMANSLEARSPFLDYRILEFTSSLPSSWKMKIFSQKYILKRTFQDLLPPEILHRSKQGFGIPVGEWFRHQWKDYFREIVLSPKAERGYFDMKEVEALFQEHILGRRDHGYRLWALFMLELWHRVFIDGDIVV; from the coding sequence ATGTGTGGAATTTGTGGAATATTAAATTTTGATGGTAAGCCGATATCTGAAGAATTATTGAAGAAGATGAACAATCAAATAATTCATCGGGGACCGGATGATGAGGGATACTATATTAGCGGAAAATATAAAAAGCAAAATGAGGCAAAATATAACGTGGGGATGGGGATGAGGCGGCTGAGTATTATTGATTTGGAAACAGGACAGCAGCCGATTCATAATGAGGATAAGTCAATATGGGTTATATTAAACGGTGAAATTTACAATTTCCAGGAGCTTCGGGATAATCTCAAAAAAAAGGGTCATTGTTTTTACACAAAGAGCGATACAGAGGTACTTGCTCATCTGTATGAGGACTACGGGACTGACTGCCTCAAATATATGAATGGAATGTTTGCCTTTGCCCTGTGGGACGAAAATAAACACTGCCTCTTCATTGCAAGGGATCAGGTTGGGAAGAAGCCTCTATATTATATGAGAATAGGTGACAGGTTCTATTTTGCTTCGGAGATAAAGTCATTTCTGGTAATACCGAAATTTAAGAAGGAGATTAATCTAAAGGCAATTCATTATTATCTTACATATCAATACATTCCTTCTCCTATGACGATATTTAAAGATGTCTTTCGCCTTCCACCGGCTACATTTATGGTTATTGATTCACAGGGCAGGATAAAAAGCTGCAAGTACTGGTCGCTAAATTTCAGACATAAGACAGATTTGACTTTTCATGAAGCCAAAGAGAGAATCAGGTCGCTCTTGAGAGATGCTGTTAGAATTAGGATGATTGCCGACGTTCCTTTAGGTGCATTTCTTTCTGGTGGGCATGATTCTTCCATAATTGTGGCATTGATGAGTCAATTATCATCTCAACCGGTAAAGACATTTTCTATTGGCTTTGAAGAACAAGAATTTTCAGAATTGAGATATGCTAGAATACTTGCTAAGAAATTTGGATGTGAGCATCATGAATTTATCGTTAAACCAGATTATATTGATATTTTACCTAAGATTGTCTGGCATTATGACCAACCTTATGCTGATAGCTCAGCCTTACCAAGTTTTTATGTTGCTAAGATGACACGTGAATATGTAAAAGTTGCCTTAAATGGAGATGGGGGGGATGAGAATTTTGCCGGTTATCTGAGATATTCTGCCTTAAGAAATTTTACTATTCTGGCTTTGCCCTTTCAAATAATTCCTCATAAATTATTTTCAGAATTTTTGAATTTAATCCCTGATGTTGAATCATCTCAACGGAACCCCATTCGTTATGCAAAACGGCTTTTGTCTACTTTAAATGAATCTCCTTCTCGTAGAAACATCATCTGGCATTGTTTCTTTGATAATTTTTCAAAAAAGCGGATCTATTCTGATGAGATGAAAAATAGATTTTCAGATATTGATACTTATGAATATCTCAGCAATTTATTTGAGCGGGCGCCGGCGACCGGGGTTATTGACAGAGCTCTTTATACTGACATCAATGCCTATCTTCCGGAGGATTTACTTATAAAGATGGATGTGGCTACAATGGCGAATTCCCTTGAGGCACGCTCGCCATTTCTGGACTATCGCATACTTGAATTTACTTCCAGCCTTCCATCTTCATGGAAAATGAAGATTTTTTCTCAAAAGTACATTCTAAAAAGAACATTTCAGGATTTACTTCCTCCTGAAATCCTGCATCGTTCTAAACAGGGATTTGGCATTCCTGTCGGAGAATGGTTTCGTCATCAATGGAAGGATTATTTCAGAGAAATTGTCCTTTCCCCAAAAGCAGAAAGAGGTTATTTTGATATGAAAGAAGTGGAGGCATTATTTCAGGAGCATATCTTGGGAAGACGAGACCATGGTTATCGCCTATGGGCTCTTTTTATGTTAGAATTATGGCATAGAGTTTTTATTGATGGAGATATTGTAGTATGA